TTCTTGTCATCCAGTCTCACGTACCTGTCCCCTTCTCCGAAATCCAGCTGTTCCAGTACCATTCTAAAAGCTTAAATCGAGCGAAAAATTTAAAAATCAAGTTTAATTCACGGGTTGCCTGACCGAGAGTTGCCCAGTTGTTCCCGCGCCATAGAGCGCCTAAAGTGGACAAGCGCCTCGGTCAAGCGCCACCGTGATGGATGCCCAACAGGAAGTTTGTGCCATTGAGCACCAGTACTGGATCCGACAAGCATCACGGCTAACCCGAATTTACATGGAGGTAATAATTTACATGAAGAATCATGAATCTCTATTTTTTGGAGTTGACTGGGGAAGAAGTTCCCACCAGGTCTGCGTAGTTGATCACGAAGGTTCCGTCGTCGGAGAAAAGAGCTTCAAACACTCTGGTGGAGGTCTTTTGGAAATGGCGCAGTGGATGAGAGAGATCTCAGACTCTGAGGCCTGTGATATAGCAGCAGCTATTGAGGTAAACCACGGCCCTGTCGTTGAGAGTCTTGTTGAACAGGGCTTCGGAGTTTATTCCATAAACCCAAAGCAGCTTGACCGCTTCAGGGACAGATTCTGCGTCTCAGGAGCCAAGGATGACAGGAGAGACGCTCTTGTGCTCGCTTCTGCGCTCAGAACGGATCGTTCCCACTTCCGCCTTGTTGAGCCCCGGGATCCCGATGTCATAATCCTGCGGGAATTCAATAGGACCAGAGAGGAACTTACAGCAGAACGAACCCGTTGCGTTAACCGTCTTCGTGGATTGCTCTTCAGGTATTACCCACAGTTCTGCGAGCTTCTGGGCAAAAAGGTAAACACGTGGCACCTGGAGCTATGGGAGCTTATGCCTTGTCCTGACTCTGCAAAAAGAAAAAGAGTACAAACGGTAGATAACCTTCTCAAACGCAACGCAGTGAGGCGTTTTAACGCGAAGCAGGTGCTTGAAATACTCCGCCGCAAGAAAATAGAACTAAACGATGCAACCACAGGGAGCTGCATTGAGCACATAAGGATGATCATTGAACGCATGAGAGTGATAGACCGCCAGCTCAAGGAGACCAAAGACTCAATCAAGCAGGTTATTGAGACCATGAACTCAAAGCTAAAGGCCGAGGGGGAAAGACCGACCGATATTGAGATACTCAGGTCCATTCCCGGGGTGGGGCCTGTAGTGCTCGCTACTCTGATTGCCGAAGCCTGGGACCTTGTACGTCGCCGTGACCTGAAGGCGCTTCGATGTCTTGGAGGTACGGCTCCGGTAACGAGACAATCGGGCAAGAGCAGACAGGTTGTTCGGCGAAGAGCGGTATGCAGAAGCCTCGCCAATGCGTT
This genomic interval from Candidatus Dadabacteria bacterium contains the following:
- a CDS encoding IS110 family transposase; translated protein: MKNHESLFFGVDWGRSSHQVCVVDHEGSVVGEKSFKHSGGGLLEMAQWMREISDSEACDIAAAIEVNHGPVVESLVEQGFGVYSINPKQLDRFRDRFCVSGAKDDRRDALVLASALRTDRSHFRLVEPRDPDVIILREFNRTREELTAERTRCVNRLRGLLFRYYPQFCELLGKKVNTWHLELWELMPCPDSAKRKRVQTVDNLLKRNAVRRFNAKQVLEILRRKKIELNDATTGSCIEHIRMIIERMRVIDRQLKETKDSIKQVIETMNSKLKAEGERPTDIEILRSIPGVGPVVLATLIAEAWDLVRRRDLKALRCLGGTAPVTRQSGKSRQVVRRRAVCRSLANAFHTPGGIAVKHDPVSRVKYEALRAKGHGYCRSVRTVCDRLLLVACAILKKGELFDKEFKKPLEDIAA